One window of Methanogenium organophilum genomic DNA carries:
- a CDS encoding winged helix-turn-helix transcriptional regulator, which produces MAVGIYSVEAWDALPPGGNEIESLPISWWEVPPLAFFCVMVCLICPLLYQPAILLYAVGVWCTLGFRRATRQDVLVQPLRAEVYDYIKIHPGTPFSVIGKKMEINRGTLHYHLYILLREGRISEWREGGRTTYFENNGKYSMDEMRILSRLHSGTAGEICRFLAQRHGATRTEIARWVGIAPSSVSWHLSRLNSSGIVVSEKGDRKTTYCLTSCAFTLLCTCLPDIKSPIE; this is translated from the coding sequence ATGGCAGTCGGAATCTATTCGGTGGAGGCATGGGATGCTCTCCCTCCTGGGGGGAACGAGATTGAATCCCTTCCCATATCGTGGTGGGAGGTTCCTCCTTTGGCATTTTTCTGCGTAATGGTCTGCCTGATATGCCCCCTGCTTTACCAACCTGCAATACTTCTCTACGCAGTTGGTGTATGGTGCACCCTTGGATTTCGCCGGGCGACACGTCAGGATGTACTGGTCCAACCTCTCCGTGCGGAAGTATACGACTATATTAAGATACACCCGGGAACCCCTTTCTCAGTTATTGGAAAAAAAATGGAAATTAACCGGGGGACTTTGCACTACCATCTATATATACTTCTCAGGGAGGGCCGGATCTCGGAGTGGAGGGAAGGTGGCCGTACAACGTATTTTGAAAACAATGGCAAATATTCGATGGATGAAATGCGAATTTTATCACGTCTTCATTCGGGTACGGCGGGTGAAATTTGCAGGTTCCTTGCCCAGCGTCATGGCGCAACACGAACGGAAATTGCCCGATGGGTGGGTATTGCCCCTTCATCTGTCTCATGGCACCTGTCGCGCCTGAACAGCAGTGGAATCGTTGTTTCAGAAAAAGGGGACAGAAAGACAACGTACTGCCTCACGTCCTGTGCTTTCACTCTCCTTTGCACATGCTTGCCTGACATAAAGTCTCCGATTGAATAG
- a CDS encoding DUF1673 family protein yields MSCEDTQQECMGWCPCERQMAGKMLKKSFIGIGDAAGGGNRKVLAEWCWWNRYHNQLLVAALLASAVAMILVSLMGSPPGSVWTALAIAAGATIGLSVSHSKRYGEIAAGKWRRGEVPAKKRLFWSMVLLALIVISLICLGWFIHEGMFDTLGMVAVGAALIYWASLAITVHWERRHRTVLIKEWGSWDAVNLATADDG; encoded by the coding sequence ATGTCCTGTGAAGATACGCAGCAGGAATGCATGGGATGGTGCCCGTGCGAGCGGCAGATGGCCGGGAAGATGCTGAAGAAATCGTTCATTGGAATCGGCGATGCCGCCGGTGGAGGAAACCGAAAGGTTCTCGCTGAATGGTGCTGGTGGAATCGTTATCACAACCAGCTTCTCGTTGCAGCGCTCCTCGCTTCGGCTGTTGCAATGATACTTGTTTCTCTAATGGGAAGTCCTCCGGGTTCTGTCTGGACGGCACTTGCCATCGCAGCGGGTGCCACGATTGGCCTCTCGGTGAGTCATTCAAAGCGGTATGGAGAGATTGCCGCCGGCAAATGGCGGCGAGGGGAAGTGCCCGCGAAAAAGCGCCTCTTCTGGAGTATGGTGCTGCTCGCTCTCATCGTGATTTCTCTCATATGTCTGGGATGGTTTATCCATGAGGGGATGTTTGACACCCTTGGGATGGTTGCCGTTGGCGCTGCTCTCATCTACTGGGCTTCGCTCGCGATCACGGTACACTGGGAACGGCGGCACCGGACAGTCCTGATAAAGGAGTGGGGATCGTGGGATGCCGTGAATTTGGCTACGGCTGATGATGGATAA
- a CDS encoding TolB-like translocation protein, translating into MKTARIFAILVVASAIIPGITTAISFGEDGPFQIAHPYDIISAPAAGGERILWIESTPPPPFPDPGYYPGVPCAVYSYNTTAQTKTLIRSRATNARSPDIDGDLAVWEEERGSTTDIIFYNFSAGTVSALHTNGLQHNPRVSEYRIVWEEGFEGERRVWMYNTKDGKSYGISTGNTDCFSPDIEGNTVIWVEKNDPDVYSIVSRDLVSGRQFVLDTTSAAVCPRIDGGRVVWEDGGLIHLASNEEGVSILTAEPACRSGAIISDNIVAWSEDGRIICSDLLETKTTRIGKWHASMKPAILDEGIVWVEDDQSELSSILYQPILSRPHGDLQVASCPADISTTRGEQSGWMREGECSWYVLDVSTGTTQICLDFSWEDINESLSCTLICPGGTLFRFTDSDDEIMDARVRISLTSRSGIVPGRWYCAISGESVREEVQYSIIWYEYSGPEK; encoded by the coding sequence GTGAAGACTGCAAGAATCTTTGCAATCCTTGTAGTTGCCTCTGCCATCATACCAGGAATCACAACAGCAATATCCTTTGGAGAAGACGGACCGTTCCAGATAGCACACCCATATGATATCATATCCGCTCCAGCGGCCGGGGGAGAACGCATTCTATGGATCGAAAGTACCCCACCACCCCCTTTTCCTGACCCCGGGTATTACCCGGGGGTTCCCTGCGCAGTTTATTCATATAACACCACAGCACAGACAAAGACACTCATCCGCTCCCGTGCGACCAATGCCCGCTCCCCGGATATCGACGGCGATCTCGCAGTCTGGGAGGAGGAACGAGGATCCACAACAGATATTATCTTCTACAATTTTTCTGCAGGAACGGTTTCAGCGCTCCACACAAACGGCCTCCAGCACAATCCACGTGTGAGTGAATACCGCATTGTCTGGGAAGAGGGATTTGAAGGTGAACGCAGAGTCTGGATGTATAATACAAAAGATGGCAAGTCCTATGGCATTTCCACTGGAAACACCGATTGTTTCTCCCCCGACATTGAAGGAAACACGGTAATCTGGGTTGAAAAAAACGACCCGGATGTGTATTCAATCGTCTCGCGAGACCTGGTGTCGGGGAGGCAGTTTGTCCTCGACACCACGTCAGCAGCGGTTTGCCCCCGCATTGACGGAGGGAGGGTTGTATGGGAGGATGGGGGGTTGATTCATCTCGCATCAAACGAAGAGGGCGTGTCAATCCTCACGGCCGAGCCCGCATGTCGTTCCGGTGCAATCATCAGCGATAACATCGTCGCCTGGTCTGAAGACGGGCGGATTATCTGCAGTGACCTCCTGGAGACGAAAACAACGCGGATTGGAAAGTGGCACGCCTCTATGAAACCAGCCATTCTGGATGAAGGTATCGTATGGGTTGAAGACGACCAGTCTGAACTCTCCTCGATCCTGTACCAACCCATTTTATCCCGGCCACATGGAGATCTGCAGGTTGCATCATGCCCCGCAGATATCTCGACGACAAGAGGAGAACAAAGTGGTTGGATGCGGGAGGGAGAATGTTCATGGTATGTACTGGATGTTTCCACCGGCACAACACAGATTTGCCTGGATTTTTCATGGGAGGACATAAACGAATCGCTCTCATGCACACTAATCTGCCCTGGAGGCACGCTTTTCCGTTTCACTGATAGTGATGATGAAATAATGGATGCCAGGGTGAGAATCTCTTTAACTTCTCGCTCAGGAATCGTTCCCGGTAGATGGTATTGTGCAATATCCGGCGAATCAGTTCGAGAAGAGGTTCAATACTCCATTATATGGTATGAATATAGTGGGCCAGAGAAATAA
- a CDS encoding class I SAM-dependent methyltransferase — MTEEELVLGDVGATSLITLYCHAIETRSENPILSDPKSVEITSVLSPVLARSRDPLGRRLAEGILDPLLVVHIALRARRYDRYVRDFLNRFPEGVVVDIGCGLNARFLRTDNGMVHFYDLDLPDVITLKKRFFQETERYHMIASSVLDDVWMSVVSVRPGPFLFLAEGVFMYLEEEAVRSMVLRLRERFPDCELICEVVNALWVTRPLNRLVTYKMQRRLRLGKDAVFRFGIRRSDEMETWHPGIRFLDEWSYYDSGEKIPGWLKFFGRLRLFRYTQWTVHYLLE; from the coding sequence ATGACGGAAGAGGAGTTGGTATTGGGAGATGTAGGAGCGACATCGCTTATCACCCTGTACTGCCATGCCATCGAGACCCGATCTGAAAATCCCATTCTCTCCGACCCGAAATCCGTTGAAATCACGTCGGTGCTCAGTCCCGTCCTGGCCCGTTCCAGGGATCCGCTGGGGCGACGGCTTGCTGAAGGTATCCTTGATCCGCTGCTGGTGGTGCATATCGCTCTCCGGGCCAGGCGATACGACCGGTATGTACGCGATTTCCTGAACCGGTTCCCGGAGGGCGTGGTGGTGGATATCGGATGCGGACTGAATGCCCGGTTTCTGCGCACGGACAACGGGATGGTGCACTTCTATGATCTAGACCTGCCGGACGTCATCACCCTGAAGAAACGGTTTTTTCAGGAAACGGAGCGATATCACATGATTGCATCCTCTGTTCTTGATGACGTCTGGATGTCTGTTGTATCCGTTCGTCCGGGTCCGTTTCTTTTTCTTGCAGAAGGGGTGTTCATGTATCTCGAAGAGGAGGCGGTACGGTCTATGGTGCTTCGCCTCCGGGAACGGTTTCCGGACTGCGAACTGATCTGTGAGGTCGTGAATGCGCTCTGGGTCACACGACCCCTGAACCGGCTGGTGACATATAAGATGCAGCGGCGCCTCCGTCTCGGGAAGGATGCGGTCTTTCGCTTTGGCATCCGGCGCAGCGATGAAATGGAGACATGGCACCCGGGGATTCGGTTTCTTGATGAGTGGTCGTATTATGATTCCGGTGAGAAGATACCCGGCTGGCTGAAGTTCTTTGGCCGGCTTCGGCTGTTTCGCTACACCCAGTGGACGGTGCACTATCTGCTGGAGTGA
- a CDS encoding CPBP family intramembrane glutamic endopeptidase yields the protein MDDKLRNLLILMGGLLLISFVWEGIIILMGGITGPYFTLMAAFLMFFPAIAGFVYLRRTGQSARPILTAVGKKRYLLAAVLVPIMITILVIGSAVATGVMTQTLYDSATGLVTLPNGDGQQISVTAFLAQIIITSVVGIAITSIATFGEELGWRGVIQNRLIAHYGVVAGLVILGLFWGIWHAPIIYGGYNFPGYPLIGSLVFMPLFTLGTSGVFAWLTLRAGSFWPAVLAHASINSIAGPLIYLPVFEAAPLTRYTLFVVPWLVAGIAAIVHLKLTEGRGVWVLYPDNDL from the coding sequence ATGGATGATAAACTCCGAAATCTTCTCATACTGATGGGAGGGCTTCTCCTGATCTCATTCGTATGGGAAGGGATCATCATTCTCATGGGCGGGATCACCGGTCCGTATTTCACTTTGATGGCCGCCTTCCTGATGTTCTTCCCCGCCATCGCAGGATTTGTGTACCTCCGCCGAACAGGACAAAGCGCAAGACCAATCCTCACTGCGGTGGGCAAAAAACGCTACCTGCTGGCGGCCGTTCTTGTCCCGATTATGATCACCATTCTTGTGATCGGGTCTGCTGTTGCGACAGGCGTTATGACACAGACGCTTTATGACAGCGCAACGGGGTTAGTCACCCTCCCTAACGGGGACGGGCAGCAGATCTCAGTTACCGCCTTCCTTGCCCAGATCATCATCACATCGGTTGTTGGGATCGCCATCACCTCGATTGCCACCTTTGGCGAGGAGCTCGGGTGGCGAGGTGTGATACAGAACCGGCTGATTGCACACTACGGTGTTGTGGCAGGCCTCGTGATCCTTGGACTGTTCTGGGGCATATGGCATGCTCCCATCATCTACGGCGGGTATAACTTTCCCGGCTATCCACTCATCGGCAGTCTGGTATTTATGCCCCTCTTCACCCTCGGCACATCCGGCGTGTTTGCATGGCTAACACTTCGTGCCGGGAGCTTCTGGCCGGCAGTGCTCGCCCACGCGTCTATCAACAGTATAGCAGGCCCTCTCATCTACCTCCCGGTATTTGAGGCAGCTCCGCTGACACGATACACTCTCTTCGTTGTCCCATGGCTTGTCGCGGGCATTGCCGCCATCGTCCATCTGAAGCTGACAGAAGGGAGAGGGGTCTGGGTACTCTATCCCGATAATGATCTCTGA
- a CDS encoding tetratricopeptide repeat protein, with protein sequence MVLMFLCCVMAAGCLADDRISPDGMPSNEFLEEVNGSLEYYDALVQSDPENAEAWFIRGMYYNNFYEQYDEAMVSCEKALELDPEYAGAWFLKGVILTNTGKKDEAKGCFDNATKYDISLISLVPT encoded by the coding sequence ATGGTATTGATGTTCCTCTGCTGTGTCATGGCGGCCGGTTGTCTTGCCGATGACCGCATTTCTCCGGATGGAATGCCATCAAATGAATTCCTGGAGGAGGTGAATGGGAGTCTTGAATATTATGATGCACTGGTACAATCTGACCCGGAGAACGCCGAGGCGTGGTTTATCAGGGGTATGTATTACAACAATTTCTACGAACAATACGATGAGGCGATGGTAAGCTGCGAAAAAGCACTGGAACTGGATCCCGAATACGCGGGAGCCTGGTTTTTGAAGGGAGTCATCCTGACGAATACGGGCAAAAAGGACGAGGCAAAGGGCTGTTTTGACAACGCAACAAAATATGATATCAGTTTGATATCTTTGGTACCGACATAG
- a CDS encoding DUF1673 family protein, protein MNFVKKMRVWLGWCPNECPVMVSSGITPERYMNTVPSGRGGLRNTNLSWWDRYRNRVMMMAVSLTTATIALSLLFDDASGNTWKGIVLGGIIGIVAGLVTLWHSWKRYERIDAGEFIAVHETKTQRMMRYGGILILSGAVIAWMVFQMFRGATHLILAAEAGLCVVIWVVYFTVCLWERRRHKVVIAENRSMYTIDKE, encoded by the coding sequence ATGAATTTTGTGAAGAAAATGAGAGTCTGGCTGGGCTGGTGCCCGAATGAATGCCCGGTGATGGTGAGTTCCGGGATAACACCGGAGAGATACATGAACACTGTTCCATCCGGTCGTGGTGGACTGCGAAACACGAATCTCAGCTGGTGGGACCGGTACCGCAACCGGGTGATGATGATGGCTGTCAGTCTGACGACTGCGACCATTGCACTGTCTCTCCTGTTCGATGATGCATCGGGTAATACCTGGAAAGGGATTGTCCTCGGAGGGATCATCGGTATCGTGGCAGGTCTGGTGACATTATGGCATTCCTGGAAACGGTATGAGAGAATCGATGCCGGGGAATTCATTGCCGTTCATGAAACGAAAACCCAGAGAATGATGCGCTATGGGGGAATCCTCATTCTTTCAGGCGCGGTTATTGCCTGGATGGTATTCCAGATGTTCAGGGGAGCCACCCACCTGATTCTTGCCGCAGAGGCGGGCCTTTGCGTCGTCATCTGGGTTGTGTACTTCACCGTATGTCTCTGGGAGAGGCGGCGTCACAAGGTGGTCATCGCAGAGAATCGGTCGATGTACACCATTGATAAGGAATAA
- a CDS encoding SIMPL domain-containing protein: MKDMATKLKWFGITLLVVCCLVLPAAAADSVDVPTITVSGTGSVTTTPDEVIISVGVETTHTDPITAQQENAQKTGAVIDALKGLGIASEDIKTSGYYMYSRTPDDDSIFSGSKEVYVVTNTVTITYNDVSRAGEIIDTAVMSGANNVNSVRFTISDEKAQSLRAKALIAAVAQAKSDANTLAGALGVTITGVQDATTYGSSTPMVYANDLASGAMMEKAVASVPTPIEAGTLDVTATVNIVYAIQN; this comes from the coding sequence ATGAAAGATATGGCAACGAAACTGAAATGGTTCGGTATCACTCTGCTTGTGGTATGCTGCCTCGTACTCCCGGCGGCTGCTGCAGACAGCGTGGACGTCCCGACGATCACGGTCTCCGGCACCGGCTCGGTTACGACGACCCCTGATGAGGTCATCATCTCCGTCGGCGTCGAGACGACCCATACCGATCCGATCACGGCCCAGCAGGAAAATGCACAGAAGACCGGTGCTGTCATCGATGCCCTGAAGGGGCTTGGCATTGCATCAGAGGATATTAAGACCTCGGGGTATTACATGTATTCCCGCACGCCCGATGATGACAGCATCTTCTCCGGCAGCAAGGAAGTGTATGTGGTCACGAACACGGTGACCATCACGTATAATGATGTCAGCCGTGCGGGTGAGATCATCGATACGGCGGTGATGAGTGGCGCAAACAATGTAAACTCCGTCCGGTTTACCATCAGTGACGAGAAGGCGCAGTCCCTGCGTGCAAAGGCACTCATAGCAGCGGTTGCACAGGCTAAAAGCGACGCTAACACCCTCGCAGGCGCCCTTGGCGTGACCATCACCGGCGTGCAGGATGCTACCACCTACGGCAGTTCGACCCCGATGGTCTATGCAAACGATCTCGCGAGCGGAGCGATGATGGAGAAGGCCGTAGCATCCGTCCCGACACCCATCGAGGCGGGCACCCTCGATGTCACGGCCACCGTGAACATCGTGTATGCGATCCAGAACTGA